In Dysgonomonadaceae bacterium zrk40, one genomic interval encodes:
- a CDS encoding amidohydrolase codes for MNAKLIKALQNKQDELRTLQETMHKHPEQSMREEYTARYIAKVIKWFGAYTLTEGVGKYGIVATLKAGNSNKAIGIRADFDGLPIQEENHLPYKSSIEGCSHLCGHDGHTAMALGAAKYLAETQNFDGTVRFFFQPGEETMQGAPAMIADGLFERFPVDAVYAMHNMPGLELGKFYFREGETMAAVDNWEIELTGKSSHGSMPELSIDPLVCGSSLVMALQTIVSRNVSPWKQSVVTIGAFQSGNAGNVIPQKALLKLSIRNMDNEVRRMVLERIRHITRSQAEAFRCAFEIREGIPGTVLVNTPEHTRWAADVTAKTFGEDQVERNADALMGSEDFAFMLEKCPGNYVMIGNGQGQMVHHPQYVFNQELLPLGAVYWVSLVEDYLNNC; via the coding sequence ATGAATGCCAAACTGATAAAAGCATTGCAAAACAAACAGGATGAATTGAGAACATTGCAGGAAACCATGCACAAGCATCCTGAACAATCGATGAGAGAAGAATATACCGCACGTTACATTGCCAAGGTGATTAAATGGTTTGGTGCCTATACATTGACGGAAGGTGTTGGCAAATATGGCATTGTCGCTACGCTAAAAGCAGGGAACAGTAACAAGGCGATTGGTATTCGGGCAGATTTCGACGGGTTGCCCATTCAGGAAGAGAACCATCTACCCTACAAAAGTAGCATCGAGGGATGCTCCCATCTTTGCGGCCACGACGGTCATACGGCGATGGCGCTTGGAGCCGCCAAATATCTTGCCGAAACTCAAAACTTTGATGGAACCGTACGCTTTTTCTTTCAACCGGGAGAAGAGACCATGCAAGGAGCTCCAGCCATGATTGCAGATGGATTGTTTGAGCGTTTTCCCGTGGATGCGGTTTACGCCATGCACAACATGCCGGGATTGGAATTAGGAAAATTCTATTTCCGTGAAGGAGAAACCATGGCTGCCGTCGATAATTGGGAAATAGAACTCACCGGAAAAAGCTCTCACGGTTCCATGCCGGAACTGAGTATTGATCCACTGGTTTGTGGCTCGTCATTGGTGATGGCGTTGCAGACCATTGTCAGCCGGAATGTATCGCCCTGGAAACAGAGTGTTGTAACCATAGGTGCTTTTCAATCGGGTAATGCAGGCAATGTAATTCCACAAAAGGCTTTACTGAAATTGAGCATCCGAAATATGGACAATGAAGTACGCAGGATGGTGCTTGAAAGAATCCGCCACATTACCCGGTCACAGGCCGAAGCTTTTCGTTGTGCCTTTGAAATCAGAGAAGGTATTCCAGGAACGGTGCTGGTGAACACGCCCGAACATACAAGATGGGCTGCTGACGTAACGGCGAAGACTTTCGGAGAAGATCAAGTGGAAAGAAATGCGGACGCTCTGATGGGGAGTGAAGATTTTGCATTCATGCTCGAAAAATGTCCGGGCAACTATGTCATGATAGGCAATGGTCAGGGACAGATGGTACATCATCCACAATATGTGTTCAATCAGGAATTGTTACCCCTTGGTGCAGTTTATTGGGTATCATTGGTAGAAGACTATCTGAATAATTGTTAA
- a CDS encoding glycoside hydrolase family 43 protein yields MEFNEKDLSGYLLVYFKDQNQSAYMAISSDGYTFTDVNGGNPVFIGAQLAEQKGVRDPHITRGPDGAFYLAMTDLHIFGKRAGYRDTEFERPAEKYGWGNNRAIVLMKSYDLIHWTHSDFRVDKAFPELGDIDCSWAPETIYDPGAVKMMVYFTIRYNNKECHMYYSYADDNFTKLETTPERITEIGGLDGDITKVGDQYQLFYVSNARILQSVSSRINEGYKTDTMRIDPETVSTEAPNLFKRLGTDKYVLMYDVYGARPSNMGFSETTDFITYTNIGHFNEGVMKTTNFKSPKHGAVTYLTKQELKAIAEHWKMEFVY; encoded by the coding sequence TTGGAATTCAATGAGAAAGACCTGTCCGGCTATTTGTTGGTCTATTTCAAAGATCAGAATCAATCAGCTTATATGGCTATCAGCAGCGACGGTTATACTTTTACCGACGTCAATGGTGGCAATCCTGTGTTCATTGGCGCTCAGCTGGCTGAGCAGAAGGGTGTTCGGGACCCTCACATTACACGTGGCCCTGATGGTGCATTTTATCTGGCCATGACCGACTTGCATATTTTTGGTAAACGGGCAGGATATCGCGATACTGAATTCGAGCGGCCTGCTGAGAAATATGGTTGGGGCAATAACCGGGCCATTGTTCTCATGAAATCATACGACCTGATTCATTGGACGCACTCTGACTTTCGCGTCGATAAGGCATTCCCTGAGCTTGGCGATATCGACTGTTCATGGGCCCCTGAAACAATTTATGACCCTGGGGCCGTAAAGATGATGGTTTATTTTACCATTCGTTACAATAACAAGGAGTGCCATATGTACTATTCGTATGCCGACGATAATTTCACCAAGCTGGAAACAACTCCTGAGAGAATCACTGAAATTGGTGGCCTCGATGGCGACATTACCAAAGTAGGTGATCAATACCAACTCTTCTATGTCTCAAATGCAAGGATATTGCAATCGGTCTCATCCAGGATCAATGAAGGTTATAAGACTGATACCATGCGCATTGACCCTGAAACGGTTTCGACCGAAGCACCGAACTTGTTTAAGCGTTTGGGTACTGACAAATATGTACTGATGTACGATGTGTATGGGGCCAGACCCAGCAACATGGGTTTCAGCGAAACAACCGATTTTATCACCTATACGAATATAGGCCATTTTAACGAGGGTGTAATGAAAACTACTAATTTCAAAAGCCCCAAGCATGGCGCTGTGACCTACCTTACGAAGCAAGAATTGAAAGCCATTGCCGAACATTGGAAAATGGAATTTGTGTATTAA
- a CDS encoding YdeI/OmpD-associated family protein, whose translation MNENESKSKRVQPTKESLTFFQTENDFREWLEGNHEKETELMVGFYKVNSDKPSMTWSQSVDQALCFGWIDGIRRSIDEESYCIRFTPRRNDSNWSAVNIKKIEELTKAGLMKPAGVKAFSLRKEDKSEIYSYENDATILDSRYEIQFRENKKAWEFIMNQAPSYRKAVMRWIMGAKQEETRQARLVKTINQCEQQKRLT comes from the coding sequence ATGAATGAGAATGAATCGAAATCCAAAAGAGTCCAACCAACAAAAGAGTCCTTGACATTCTTTCAAACAGAAAATGATTTTAGGGAATGGTTGGAGGGTAATCATGAGAAGGAAACAGAGCTGATGGTTGGATTCTACAAAGTTAATAGTGATAAACCCTCAATGACCTGGTCACAATCGGTCGACCAGGCACTCTGCTTTGGTTGGATTGATGGGATCAGAAGATCAATCGACGAGGAGAGCTATTGCATTCGTTTCACACCTCGAAGGAATGACAGCAACTGGAGTGCAGTTAACATCAAAAAGATCGAAGAGCTCACAAAAGCAGGTCTCATGAAACCTGCCGGAGTAAAAGCATTTAGTTTGAGGAAAGAGGATAAATCAGAGATCTACTCTTACGAAAATGACGCAACCATTCTTGACTCAAGATATGAAATTCAATTTAGAGAGAACAAAAAAGCGTGGGAGTTTATCATGAATCAAGCACCGTCCTACAGAAAAGCAGTAATGAGATGGATCATGGGTGCCAAACAAGAAGAAACCCGACAAGCCCGATTAGTGAAAACAATAAATCAATGCGAACAACAAAAACGACTTACATAA
- a CDS encoding DUF4180 domain-containing protein: MRTDQTSDFFDLKSGIAGEILQMFSNYRTRLAIVGDFSKFSRKSMKDLIFESNNGGNINFVSTCSDAKKILAAK; this comes from the coding sequence ATTCGGACCGATCAAACATCTGATTTCTTCGACCTGAAAAGTGGAATTGCAGGTGAAATACTTCAAATGTTTTCCAACTATCGGACTCGTTTGGCAATTGTTGGAGACTTCTCCAAATTCTCAAGAAAAAGCATGAAAGATTTGATATTTGAGAGTAACAATGGAGGAAATATTAACTTTGTATCAACCTGTTCAGATGCAAAAAAAATTCTTGCTGCAAAATGA